In one window of Chryseobacterium phocaeense DNA:
- a CDS encoding ABC transporter permease — MFDLDRWQEIFSSIRSNVLRTVLSGFTVALGLFIFIVLFGIGTGLQNAFTEGFARDAQNLITIYTGKTTLAYKGLQSDRTVTMDNEDYDFLINTDKDKVGDASPRYTTNLMVKYGKESGSYQINGAEPGEKVIENRKMLDGRYLSSMDLAQKRNVAVIGRMVQRDLIKNGSPVGKDLDINGTMFRVIGVFSDDGGDWDERHISVPITTLQQMKKGSDTVSTAYIAYNEKLTPQEAIKYGDELKDRLKARKNVAPDDENGVRVWNNAQNMNETFQFMAVLTLIVGFIGLGTLLAGIIGISNIMVYIVKERTKEIGVRKAIGAKPRSIVALIVQESVVITVVSGIIGVAVGVLALSLIGDSLEEYFIKSPGVGWGTIFMAFIALVCSGLIAGFVPAYRASRIKPIEALRTE; from the coding sequence ATGTTTGACCTAGATCGTTGGCAGGAAATATTCAGTTCTATCCGCAGTAATGTATTGCGGACGGTGCTTTCAGGGTTTACGGTAGCTTTGGGACTGTTTATCTTTATTGTTCTTTTCGGAATCGGAACGGGTCTTCAGAATGCCTTTACAGAGGGATTTGCCAGAGATGCGCAGAACCTGATCACGATCTATACCGGTAAAACCACACTGGCTTATAAAGGGCTTCAGTCCGACAGAACCGTCACGATGGATAATGAAGACTATGATTTTCTGATCAATACGGATAAAGATAAAGTAGGCGACGCCAGCCCAAGATATACCACCAATTTAATGGTGAAATACGGAAAAGAAAGTGGGAGTTACCAGATCAACGGGGCAGAACCGGGAGAAAAAGTGATAGAAAACCGTAAAATGCTTGATGGACGCTACCTTTCATCCATGGACCTTGCCCAAAAAAGGAATGTAGCGGTGATTGGAAGAATGGTTCAGCGTGACCTGATCAAAAACGGAAGTCCGGTTGGAAAAGACCTGGATATTAACGGCACCATGTTCAGAGTAATCGGTGTATTTTCTGATGATGGCGGGGACTGGGATGAACGGCATATTTCCGTTCCCATTACCACCCTTCAGCAAATGAAAAAAGGCTCGGATACGGTATCTACGGCATATATTGCCTATAACGAGAAACTAACGCCTCAGGAAGCCATTAAATATGGTGACGAGCTTAAAGACAGATTAAAAGCCAGGAAAAATGTAGCGCCTGATGATGAAAACGGGGTCCGTGTATGGAACAATGCCCAGAATATGAACGAAACCTTCCAGTTTATGGCGGTGCTTACCCTGATTGTGGGTTTCATTGGATTGGGAACCCTGCTGGCCGGGATCATTGGGATCAGCAACATCATGGTGTATATTGTAAAAGAAAGAACCAAGGAGATTGGAGTCCGTAAAGCTATTGGAGCTAAACCAAGAAGTATTGTTGCATTGATTGTACAGGAAAGTGTCGTGATAACGGTGGTTTCAGGTATTATTGGAGTGGCAGTGGGAGTTCTTGCGCTGAGTCTGATCGGTGACAGTCTTGAAGAATATTTTATCAAAAGCCCGGGTGTAGGATGGGGAACCATATTTATGGCCTTCATAGCGCTGGTATGTTCCGGTCTGATTGCAGGATTTGTTCCGGCGTACAGAGCTTCCAGAATTAAACCGATAGAGGCGTTGAGAACGGAATGA
- a CDS encoding ABC transporter ATP-binding protein, with the protein MLVIQDLHKSYDTGKSKLHVLKGINLNISEGEFVSIMGSSGSGKSTLLNIIGILDEKDSGTYELDNVPIEHLSEVKAAEYRSKFLGFIFQSFNLISYKTALENVALPLYYQNVPRKERNQKALEYLEKVGLGQWAGHLPNELSGGQKQRVAIARALITDPKVVLADEPTGALDSKTTHDIMKLLQEINNEGRTIIVVTHEPDVAAQTKRNVVLKDGIIESDEFIKQVVL; encoded by the coding sequence ATGTTAGTAATTCAGGATTTACATAAATCATACGATACAGGAAAAAGCAAGCTGCATGTTCTGAAAGGGATTAATCTTAATATCTCTGAAGGCGAGTTTGTTTCTATTATGGGAAGTTCCGGTTCCGGAAAATCCACGCTTCTTAATATCATCGGTATTCTGGATGAAAAAGATTCGGGCACTTATGAGCTGGACAATGTTCCTATTGAACATTTGTCTGAAGTGAAAGCAGCGGAATACAGGAGTAAATTTCTGGGTTTTATTTTTCAGTCGTTCAACCTGATCAGCTACAAAACCGCTTTGGAGAATGTAGCGTTGCCGTTGTACTACCAGAATGTTCCCAGAAAAGAAAGAAACCAGAAAGCTCTGGAATACCTGGAAAAAGTGGGTCTTGGACAATGGGCAGGACACCTTCCGAACGAACTTTCCGGGGGACAGAAACAGAGGGTAGCCATCGCAAGAGCTTTGATTACTGATCCTAAAGTAGTACTGGCCGATGAGCCTACCGGAGCGCTGGATTCCAAAACCACGCATGATATTATGAAACTTCTTCAGGAAATCAATAATGAAGGAAGAACCATCATTGTCGTTACCCACGAACCGGATGTGGCTGCACAAACCAAAAGAAATGTTGTCCTGAAAGACGGAATCATTGAAAGTGATGAGTTTATCAAGCAGGTGGTTTTATGA
- a CDS encoding ribonucleotide-diphosphate reductase subunit beta has product MGIFDKRVSYKPFEYPEVLQFVEAINKSFWVHSEVDFTADVQDFHSQLEPHEKHAVKNALLAIAQIEVSVKTFWGNLYNHLPKPELNGLGATFAECEFRHSEAYSRLLEVLGYNEEFNHVVEIPAVKKRIDFLSNVLKHANSTTPKEYVSSLLLFSILIENVSLFSQFAIILSFTRFKGFMKNVSNIIAWTSVDEQIHANAGIYLINKIREEQPGLLSDSDIEDIYTLVDQSIELEGEILDWIFELGELSVFSKEDLLNFMKYRVDDSLKKINMETRYNVSPEQYRPMVWFEEEVFANSMDDFFAKRPVDYTKHDKSITANDLF; this is encoded by the coding sequence ATGGGAATTTTCGATAAAAGAGTCAGTTACAAGCCATTTGAATACCCTGAGGTTCTTCAGTTTGTAGAAGCGATCAACAAATCGTTCTGGGTACACTCGGAAGTGGATTTTACTGCAGATGTTCAGGATTTTCATTCGCAGCTGGAACCACACGAAAAACATGCTGTGAAAAACGCACTTTTAGCGATTGCACAGATCGAGGTGTCCGTAAAGACATTCTGGGGAAACCTATACAACCACCTGCCAAAACCTGAACTTAACGGGCTTGGAGCTACTTTTGCAGAATGTGAATTCCGCCACTCGGAAGCTTATTCCCGACTGTTAGAGGTTTTAGGATATAATGAAGAATTTAATCACGTTGTAGAAATTCCTGCCGTGAAAAAGAGAATTGACTTCCTGTCAAATGTTCTGAAGCACGCCAATTCCACTACGCCAAAGGAATACGTTTCTTCTCTTTTATTGTTCAGCATCCTGATTGAAAACGTATCACTTTTCTCACAGTTTGCCATCATCCTTTCCTTCACCAGATTCAAAGGATTTATGAAAAATGTTTCCAATATCATCGCCTGGACTTCCGTAGATGAACAGATCCACGCCAATGCAGGAATCTACCTGATCAACAAAATCCGTGAAGAACAGCCTGGCCTCCTGAGCGATTCTGATATTGAAGACATCTATACTTTGGTAGATCAGTCTATTGAACTGGAGGGTGAAATCCTTGACTGGATCTTCGAACTTGGAGAATTAAGCGTTTTCTCAAAAGAAGACCTTCTGAACTTCATGAAATACCGTGTAGACGACAGCTTAAAGAAAATCAATATGGAAACCCGCTACAATGTTTCTCCTGAACAATACCGCCCGATGGTATGGTTCGAAGAAGAAGTGTTCGCGAACTCCATGGATGATTTCTTCGCTAAAAGACCGGTAGATTATACGAAGCACGACAAGAGTATTACAGCGAACGATTTGTTTTAA
- a CDS encoding four helix bundle protein translates to MFLNLNHYKLDVYQSARQLRIECYKILSEIPDCERFNLTDQIRRASTSVVLNITEGCSRKSETERNRYFEIARGSVIELDSCFDIVIDCNYIKKEELVKIENLIKTTFILLSGMLKKK, encoded by the coding sequence ATGTTTTTAAATCTGAACCATTATAAACTAGATGTTTATCAATCGGCCAGGCAGTTAAGAATTGAATGTTATAAAATTTTATCTGAGATTCCTGATTGTGAGAGATTTAATCTGACTGATCAGATACGGAGAGCTTCAACATCAGTTGTGCTAAATATAACAGAAGGATGTTCCAGAAAATCAGAAACTGAGAGGAATAGATATTTTGAAATAGCAAGAGGCTCAGTGATAGAATTGGATTCTTGTTTTGATATAGTGATAGATTGTAATTACATCAAAAAAGAAGAATTAGTAAAAATTGAAAACTTAATTAAGACAACATTTATCTTGCTAAGTGGAATGTTGAAAAAGAAATAA
- a CDS encoding ribonucleoside-diphosphate reductase subunit alpha, whose amino-acid sequence MTSMEEQNSNIWWLNEESEQMLNRGYLLKGETVDGAIDRITTAAAKKLYKPELQPAFKEMITKGWISFSSPVWANMGTQRGLPISCFNVHIPDSIEGITHKMGEVIMQTKIGGGTSGYFGELRNRGTAVTDNGKSSGAVSFMKLFDTAMDVVSQGGVRRGAFAAYLDIDHGDIEEFLSIKDIGSPIQNLFTGICVPDYWMQDMIDGDMDKRKIWARVLESRQQKGLPYIFFTDNVNRNKPQVYKDLGMPVNASNLCSEIMLPSTREESFICCLSSMNLELYDEWKDTDAVKLAVYFLDAVLTEFIEKTEGNYYLQGARNFALRHRALGLGVLGYHSYLQKNMIPFESFEATQFNARAFRHIKEQAETASRELANIYGEPELLKGYGLRNTTTMAIAPTTSSSAILGQTSPGIEPFASNYYKAGLAKGNFMRKNKYLAKLLEEKGLDNEETWRTIMLNHGSVQHLKELTDEEKAVFKTFKEISPMEIISQAAQRQQYIDQAQSLNLQIPSTMPVKDVNYLYIEAWKKGVKTLYYQRSSSVSKEMMVNFVTCSACEA is encoded by the coding sequence ATAACATCTATGGAAGAGCAAAATTCAAATATATGGTGGCTCAATGAAGAGTCTGAGCAGATGCTGAACAGAGGCTACCTGCTGAAAGGGGAAACTGTAGACGGAGCCATCGACAGGATTACTACCGCCGCAGCAAAAAAATTATACAAGCCGGAATTACAGCCCGCTTTCAAAGAAATGATCACCAAAGGATGGATCAGTTTCTCATCTCCTGTATGGGCTAATATGGGAACCCAAAGAGGTCTTCCTATTTCCTGTTTCAACGTACACATCCCGGACAGCATTGAAGGAATTACCCACAAAATGGGTGAAGTGATTATGCAGACGAAGATCGGTGGCGGAACATCAGGATATTTCGGAGAACTTAGAAACAGGGGAACAGCCGTAACCGATAACGGAAAATCTTCAGGAGCGGTTTCGTTCATGAAATTATTCGATACGGCTATGGATGTAGTTTCTCAGGGGGGAGTAAGAAGAGGTGCTTTTGCTGCTTATTTGGATATTGACCATGGTGATATCGAAGAATTCCTATCTATTAAAGATATCGGAAGCCCGATCCAGAACCTGTTTACCGGAATCTGCGTTCCTGATTACTGGATGCAGGATATGATTGATGGGGATATGGACAAACGTAAGATCTGGGCCAGAGTGCTTGAAAGCCGCCAGCAGAAAGGTCTTCCTTATATTTTCTTTACCGACAATGTAAACAGAAACAAGCCTCAGGTGTACAAAGACCTTGGAATGCCTGTCAATGCGAGTAACCTTTGCTCCGAGATCATGCTTCCTTCCACAAGAGAAGAATCTTTTATCTGCTGTCTGTCTTCCATGAACCTGGAATTATATGACGAATGGAAAGATACTGACGCTGTAAAACTGGCCGTTTACTTTCTGGATGCCGTTTTAACGGAATTCATAGAAAAAACTGAAGGAAATTACTACCTGCAGGGAGCCAGAAACTTCGCTTTGCGTCACAGAGCGCTTGGACTGGGAGTTTTAGGATACCATTCTTATTTACAGAAAAATATGATTCCATTTGAAAGCTTTGAAGCAACCCAGTTCAATGCAAGAGCTTTCAGACACATCAAAGAACAGGCAGAAACCGCTTCAAGAGAGCTTGCCAATATCTATGGAGAGCCGGAATTACTAAAAGGGTATGGACTGAGAAATACCACAACCATGGCGATTGCTCCTACCACTTCAAGTTCTGCCATCTTAGGACAGACTTCTCCGGGAATTGAGCCGTTTGCGTCCAACTATTATAAAGCCGGTCTTGCTAAAGGAAACTTTATGCGTAAGAACAAATACCTGGCTAAATTACTGGAAGAAAAAGGCCTTGATAACGAGGAAACCTGGAGAACAATTATGCTGAACCACGGTTCCGTACAGCACCTGAAAGAGCTTACAGACGAGGAGAAAGCAGTATTCAAAACATTTAAAGAGATTTCTCCAATGGAAATTATCTCTCAGGCGGCTCAGAGACAGCAATACATTGATCAGGCTCAGTCGCTGAACTTACAGATTCCTTCTACGATGCCTGTGAAAGATGTGAACTATCTTTATATTGAAGCATGGAAAAAAGGAGTAAAAACCCTTTACTACCAAAGAAGTTCTTCCGTTTCCAAAGAAATGATGGTCAACTTTGTGACATGCTCTGCTTGCGAGGCGTAG